The Lachnospiraceae bacterium KM106-2 nucleotide sequence ATCGGGGTTTTATGTCTTGGATTTAAAAAGACACGGCCGGTTGGAATTCAGCTTTTGTTAGCAATTGCATTAGGATTTTTAATTGGGAATCTCGGGCTTAAGGTATTGATCGGAAGACAAAGACCTTATACAAGAAATGAAGATATCTTATTACTGATTGCAGAGCCAAAAGATTATTCGTTCCCATCAGGGCATACGTTATCATCTTTTGCAGCAGCTATTTCAATCTTCTTTTATAATAAAAAATGGGGAGCAGCAGCTCTAGTGCTGGCTTCTCTCATTGCATTCTCTAGAATGTATCTATATGTGCATTATCCAAGTGATATAGCAGGTGGTTTATTACTTGCTATTGTAGTAGCTGTTTTGGCAAGATATCTGATCGCTAAACTGCGTGAAATAAGAGGCAGAAAAAAAGATGGATTACATCGTATGTAATCCATCCGTCTGCTAAACGGTATTTTATTCACGACTTAGCGAACGGTCGTTAAAAATTGTTTCTGCAATAGTAATGCAGCGTTCTCTGTCGATTTCCGACAAATTTTCAAAATATTTCAGAAATCTTGCTTCGTTTGTATTGGATTCGTTTTTGCGGATTACATGTCCAACTAGAAAATCTATTGATACATTAAAATAATCGGCAATTTTCGTGAGCACTTCAATATTTGGAGAGGATAAATCCTTTTCATAACTACTTATCATTTGCTGAGTTAAACCAAGAGCGATGCCTAATTTGGCTTGGCTGATTTTTTTGTCCTTTCGAATTCGTTCTAGATTTGAACCAAATGACATGATTGATACCTCCATATTGTATATTGATTAACTAAATAATCAATATATGCATTATAGCATGACATGGAAAAAAATTCAATTCATAAACAAATAATGGGGCTGCGGTTTTTTGAGTTGCAAAAATCTTATATAAAAGGTACAATACAATAATGATATAAAATAAGTCATCCATAAAAAAGAAAGCGTTAGATGGTGAATAAATTGTATAATAGTATTATTGTTGGGACTGGACTTGCGGGTGCAGTAATGGCTAGAAAGTTAGCCGAAGAGCGTAATGAAAAGGTCCTAATTATTGATAAAAGATCTCATATTGGTGGGAACTGTTACGATGAGTATGATAGTAACGGTGTTTTAATCCATACGTATGGACCTCATATATTTCATACATCTGAGAAGGAAGTATTTGAATTTCTTTCAAGATTTACAGAATGGATTCCTTATAAGCATAAGGTGATGGGGAATATCTATGGGACATTAGTTCCAATTCCATTTAATTTAAACTCTATTGATCTTGTATATGATAAAGAAAAAGCAGAAGTTTTAAAAAATAAATTAGTTGAAGCATATGGATTAGAGAGCAGTATACCGATTTTAGAGTTACTTCACAGTGAAGATTCTGATATTGTCGAACTTGCAAAATATGTTTATGAAAACGTATTTTTAAAGTATACCATGAAGCAATGGAACAAGCTTCCGGAAGAGATTGATCAATCAGTTACAAAACGAGTACCAGTGGTGATCTCTTATCATGATGGTTACTTTCATGATACTTATGAAGGAATGCCAAAAGACGGTTATACCAAACTTTTTGAACAGATGCTTACACATCCAAATATTACAGTCTTATTAGATACAGATTTATCTGATATGATTACATTTGAAAATACGGAATCGGAAATTTATGAGATACACTATAAAGGTGAACCATTTACAGGAAAATTGATTTATACAGGTCCTGTAGATGAATTATTTGATCATAAATATGGACAGCTTCCATATCGATCTCTAGATTTTAAATTTGAGCAATACGACAAACCTTACTATCAATCGGCTGCAGTTGTGAACTACACTGTTTCAGAAGATTTTACACGTATTACAGAATTTAAATATATGACTGGACAAAGCGGACTTGATAAGACGACGATCTTAAAGGAATATCCAAAGCAATATCAGGGAAATGAAGATGAGATTCCTTATTATCCAATTGATAATGAGGAAAATCTCAAGTTATATCATCGTTATGTTGATGAATTGAAACATTACGATCGCGTTTATCTGTTAGGTCGATTAGCAGAATATAAATATTATAATATGGATGCGATTGTCAAGAAGGCACTATTGTTGGAGAGAGAAATTATTTAATTTATTCGTTTGGAGGATGTTATGAAGATATTAAGCATAGCGATTCCTTGCTATAATTCGCAGGATTACATGGAAAAAGCCATACAATCATTATTAATCGGGGGACAGGACGTTGAAATTCTTGTCATTGATGATGGTTCTAAAGATAGAACAAGGGAAATTGCATTAGATTATGAGCGCAGATACCCTGGCATCGTTCGAGCTATCTCCCAGGAAAATGGTGGACATGGTGCAGCTGTTAATACTGGAATGAAAAATGCTACAGGAGTTTACTATAAAGTATTAGACTCGGATGACTGGTTTGATCAGGAATCTTATGTTAAAGTACTTAACCAACTTAAAACATTTGTAGAGACAAAACAGCAAGTGGATATGCTCATTGCTAATTATGTATATGAGAAAGTATCTTTAGATAAGCAGAAAGTAATTGATTACTGTTCAGCATTACCTGAAGAACAGATTTTTTCGTGGAATGATGTAAAGCATTTTAAACAAAGTCAGAATATTTTAATGCATTCGGTGTTCTATCGTACACAATTGTTGAAAGATTGTGGATTAGAGTTGCCAAAGCATACCTTCTATGTGGATAATATCTTTGTGTATGTACCATTAAAGTATGTGAAGACAATGTACTACATGAATGTAGATTTATATCGTTACTTTATTGGCCGTGATGATCAGTCGGTAAATGAGAGAGTAATGATGGGAAGAATCGATCAGCAGCTTCGTGTTACAAGAATCATGATTGATGCTCATGATCTTAGTCAGATTGAAGAAGAAAAGCTGAGAAAATATATGGTGAAACATCTGACTATGATGATGACGATTTGTACGGTATTCTTGGTAAAGGATGGTTCGGAGGAAAGTATCGCTAAGAAAGATGCGATCTGGGAATATCTTATGGATAAGGATATTGAACTCTATAAAGAAGTGAAGAAGACTTTTTTAGGTTTTAGTATGAATATGAAATCAAAGGTTGGTAAGAAGATTATTATCCTTGGATATCAGATTTCTCAAAGAGTATTTGGATTTAGTTAAAGATAAATAAGAAAGGCACTTAGTCAAATGACTAAGTGCCTTTCTTATTGTTATGGATCTAATTTAATCGAAGATCTTTTTTCTTTTGAATTTTTTCAATAATTTTCGCATAATCTATTTTATATACGAAAACATACACGATACAGCTCAAAATCACAGCACAAATAACATCAAATGCTGAATGTTGTTTGATGAACATTGTTGAAAGACAAATGGAGACTGCTAAAATAAATGAAGTCCATCGAATAAGAGGACGATTCTTAAGTCGTTCCGATTTGCTAACAGCAATGTGAATGCCGATACTGTTATAACAGTGAATACTTGGGCAGACATTTGTAGAAGAGTCTGCAGTATAGAACATATTAACCAGCTTCGTAAAGATGTTATTATTTTCGAAGTGTGTTGGACGTAAATGCTGTGCATTTGGCCAAAATGTATAGATTATTAAGCAGATTGTCATGCCGATAAAGAGAAAGGCACAACATTTATAGTAATCATTTTTGGAAGTAAAGAAAAAGTACAGGATACCCCACGCGACATAACCAAACCATAGAATATAAGGAATAACAAAGTATTCACAGAATGGTATGTAGGAATCAAGCTTTGTCTCGATAACGATATGCTTAATATCCAAACGCTGTTCCAAATAAAAAAACCAAGGTAAATAAATTAAAAAATATAAAGCAAGCCATGCATGTTTATATTTTTGTAGATATTGTTTCATTTGTGATCCTAGCCTTTCTTGGATTTTCAAGAAATTATAACATAATCAAAGAATTTCTGCAATATGGTAGATATAGTTAAGAATGTGATGAATAAAAATAAAAAAAACTTGTAAAAATAAATTTTTTATGTATAATTGATAGTAATTAAAGAGAAGTATACTTAATAACATGCAATGAGGCATATGATTTTTTTCATATGTTTTTTTTTATTTATAGGAAAGTTTTTTGAACTCCCCTATAAATAAAAAAAGGCTTTCTAAAATGAAGAAAGCCAAAATGCGCACTCACACGAAGTGAGATTATCATTTCATGATCGCGTTCGGCGCGGAGAGTTTGGCAGGCCAAACTCTTTGTCCTTTATAGGAAAGTTTTTTGGAATATTTATTAATACAAAAGCAGAAAACAGGTTAGTAATGAGAGGAAGGAAGGATTTTATGGATAAGATAGACATGAAGCTAATTGGACTCTTACAGAAGAATGCGAGATATTCTCTAAAACAGCTGGCAGAACAAGTATTTTTATCTTCACCAGCGGTATCATCTCGTATTGAACGTCTGGAGAAAGAGGGATACATAACCGGCTATCAGGCGGAAATTGATTTATTGAAATTAGGATATCATATTACAGCATTTATTAATTTAGAAATGACACCAAAATTGAAGAATACCTTCTATCCATTTATAGAATCATGTCCGAATGTACTGGAATGTAACTGCGTGACAGGAACTTATTCTATGTTAATTAAGGTAGCATTTCCAAGCACAATGGAATTAGATTCATTTATTGGTCAGCTACAAAAGTTTGGAAATACCTCTACACAGATTGTTTTTTCAACAGCGGTAAAACCAAGAGGAATTCAAATCAGCGATCTTCCGGAAAATAAATAGAGATTCGTTTTATAAGGCTTTTTCTTTCAATAATAGAGAGAAAAGGCCTTTTTTGTATGAATAAAAAATACTTGACAATGATTAGAGATATGATATACTACTTTCAGAAACAAATGACAAGGAAAGTTGTCAAAATGACATAAATTATTTGCAAAGGGAGGAAACAGCATGCCATTGCATAACCGCTTGAAAGAACACAGAGCGCGTCTAGGTATTAATCAATCAGAGCTGGGGTCTTTAGTAAATGTATCTAGACAGACCATAAGTTTGATAGAGCGTGGTGATTATTCACCATCCATAACACTTGCATTAAAACTTGCAAATACATTTCAAGTGCCTGTAGAGGAAATCTTTTCGTATATAGAAGAGGAGGAAGAGCATGAAAAATAAGATGATATACATTAAATTTGCTGCAGGGTTGATTATCTCTATGATCATTGGTGGATTCTGTGGAGCTTTTATTAGTGGGAATGACCATTCCTTAAAGAGTATTGGAGTAGGAATTGATCAGAGTATACAGAAGAATGCAGGAAAATATGAAGTCATTATTGGAGTACTTATGATAGTGATTACGGTTACTTTACTTGCTATTCGACATTATAGATTCCGTAATATGACTGAGGAGATTGAAGGACAGTTTGAATCATTTGAACTATATTGCAAAATGATAATGGCGATAAACTCGATACATATGGTATTTCAGTTTATTTTATATGGTATTTTTATTAATAGAGTAGATGAGACGAATATGACTTGGATCATTGGGTGGTTTGTTGCTATGACTATTTTTATTATGGTAGTTGAAGTGACTACGATCAGTACGATCAAAAAGTATAACCCAACAAAGCAAGTGCACCCATTGGATCTGAAATTCAGTAGCAAATGGCTGGATGCATGTGATGAGGCAGAGAGATATGTAATCTATGTTGCATCTTATCACACCTATCAGATCATGAATTATACGATCAGAGGTTTGGCAGTTATTTTGATGTTATGCAATCTGATCGGCAATATTGGAACGCTGCCATTTTTAGTGGTTGGAACCCTATGGTTAGTTCAGGTGATCAGTTATTATGCCTGGTGTAATTATATATCAAAACAAAAAATTAATTATTAAAGAGGGGATTATCATGAAGTTAGAAGTGAAGGATCTAAAGAAAAGCTTCGGAGATACTGAGATTCTACATGGGATTTCTTTTGAAGCGACACAAGGAAAAGCACTTGGTCTTTTAGGACGTAATGGTGCCGGAAAAACAACAACGATTCGTATCCTGATGGATGTGTTCAAAGCGAATTCAGGAACCATTACATTGGATGGAAAGCCATTTGTAGCAAGAGATTATCAAATTGGATATCTTCCAGAAGAAAGAGGATTATATCCGAAAAAGACGGTAGAGGAACAGATTTTATACCTTGCTTGTTTAAGAGGGGTATCGATGAAAAAAGCAAAGGCGAACTGTGATAAGTGGCTGGATAAATTAGGCGTGCTTCAGTATAAGAATC carries:
- a CDS encoding UDP-galactopyranose mutase produces the protein MVNKLYNSIIVGTGLAGAVMARKLAEERNEKVLIIDKRSHIGGNCYDEYDSNGVLIHTYGPHIFHTSEKEVFEFLSRFTEWIPYKHKVMGNIYGTLVPIPFNLNSIDLVYDKEKAEVLKNKLVEAYGLESSIPILELLHSEDSDIVELAKYVYENVFLKYTMKQWNKLPEEIDQSVTKRVPVVISYHDGYFHDTYEGMPKDGYTKLFEQMLTHPNITVLLDTDLSDMITFENTESEIYEIHYKGEPFTGKLIYTGPVDELFDHKYGQLPYRSLDFKFEQYDKPYYQSAAVVNYTVSEDFTRITEFKYMTGQSGLDKTTILKEYPKQYQGNEDEIPYYPIDNEENLKLYHRYVDELKHYDRVYLLGRLAEYKYYNMDAIVKKALLLEREII
- a CDS encoding glycosyltransferase translates to MKILSIAIPCYNSQDYMEKAIQSLLIGGQDVEILVIDDGSKDRTREIALDYERRYPGIVRAISQENGGHGAAVNTGMKNATGVYYKVLDSDDWFDQESYVKVLNQLKTFVETKQQVDMLIANYVYEKVSLDKQKVIDYCSALPEEQIFSWNDVKHFKQSQNILMHSVFYRTQLLKDCGLELPKHTFYVDNIFVYVPLKYVKTMYYMNVDLYRYFIGRDDQSVNERVMMGRIDQQLRVTRIMIDAHDLSQIEEEKLRKYMVKHLTMMMTICTVFLVKDGSEESIAKKDAIWEYLMDKDIELYKEVKKTFLGFSMNMKSKVGKKIIILGYQISQRVFGFS
- a CDS encoding regulatory proteins, AsnC/Lrp, whose translation is MDKIDMKLIGLLQKNARYSLKQLAEQVFLSSPAVSSRIERLEKEGYITGYQAEIDLLKLGYHITAFINLEMTPKLKNTFYPFIESCPNVLECNCVTGTYSMLIKVAFPSTMELDSFIGQLQKFGNTSTQIVFSTAVKPRGIQISDLPENK
- a CDS encoding transcriptional regulator, Cro/CI family, which translates into the protein MPLHNRLKEHRARLGINQSELGSLVNVSRQTISLIERGDYSPSITLALKLANTFQVPVEEIFSYIEEEEEHEK
- a CDS encoding PAP2 family protein, encoding MKQYLQKYKHAWLALYFLIYLPWFFYLEQRLDIKHIVIETKLDSYIPFCEYFVIPYILWFGYVAWGILYFFFTSKNDYYKCCAFLFIGMTICLIIYTFWPNAQHLRPTHFENNNIFTKLVNMFYTADSSTNVCPSIHCYNSIGIHIAVSKSERLKNRPLIRWTSFILAVSICLSTMFIKQHSAFDVICAVILSCIVYVFVYKIDYAKIIEKIQKKKDLRLN
- a CDS encoding PAP2 family protein, producing the protein MELEILNFIQNQLKSPFMDSLMTFITTLGNGGIIWITIGVLCLGFKKTRPVGIQLLLAIALGFLIGNLGLKVLIGRQRPYTRNEDILLLIAEPKDYSFPSGHTLSSFAAAISIFFYNKKWGAAALVLASLIAFSRMYLYVHYPSDIAGGLLLAIVVAVLARYLIAKLREIRGRKKDGLHRM